From Maylandia zebra isolate NMK-2024a linkage group LG11, Mzebra_GT3a, whole genome shotgun sequence, one genomic window encodes:
- the LOC101486909 gene encoding low-density lipoprotein receptor class A domain-containing protein 4 isoform X3 — protein sequence MEISELEFVQIIIIIVVMTVMVVVIICLLNHYKLSTWSFITRQSQARRHDHALQQDGCLWPSDSGSRQGASEVLYAPQARDRFTAPSFMQRDRFSRFQPTYPYLQHQIDLPPTISLSDGEEPPPYQGPCTLQLRDPEQQMELNRESVRAPPNRTIYDSDLIDMGGGGSLGGVGGGGAGMGGGGPRPPSSNSGISAANSSSHGRMEGPPPAYSEVIGHYPGSAFFLHQHSNNQRVGRPGGLGSRTIQQQSQSESTIVPAKAKDGQPEDLV from the exons ATGGAGATAT CTGAACTGGAGTTTGTtcagatcatcatcatcatcgttgtGATGActgtgatggtggtggtgatcATCTGCCTGCTCAACCACTACAAGCTCTCCACCTGGTCTTTCATAACGAGGCAGAGCCAGGCCCGCAGGCATGACCATGCCCTACAACAG GACGGGTGCCTGTGGCCTTCAGACAGCGGCTCTCGGCAAGGTGCCTCGGAG GTGTTATATGCTCCGCAGGCGAGGGATCGCTTCACCGCTCCCTCCTTCATGCAGCGTGACCGCTTCAGCCGCTTCCAGCCCACCTACCCCTACCTGCAGCATCAGATTGACCTGCCGCCCACCATCTCTCTGTCGGACGGGGAGGAACCACCGCCGTACCAGGGACCCTGCACCCTCCAGCTCCGTGACCCCGAGCAGCAGATGGAGCTGAACCGCGAGTCGGTGAGGGCACCGCCCAACCGGACCATCTACGACAGTGACTTGATCGACATGGGAGGAGGCGGGAGTCTAGGAGGGGTAGGGGGAGGAGGGGCTGGGATGGGGGGCGGTGGCCCGAGGCCGCCCAGCAGTAACTCGGGCATCAGTGCCGCCAACTCCAGCAGCCACGGGCGTATGGAGGGCCCCCCGCCAGCATACAGCGAGGTGATAGGCCACTACCCTGGCTCAGCATTCTTTCTACACCAGCACAGCAATAACCAGAGGGTGGGGAGGCCGGGGGGGCTGGGGAGTAGGACAATCCAGCAGCAGAGCCAATCAGAAAGCACAATTGTACCTGCCAAGGCCAAGGACGGCCAACCAGAGGACTTGGTGTGA